The genomic segment CAACCTCGTCATTGAAGAGCTATATGGACGATACGACTGTGTTATCCACCTGGAATCGGTTGCGGTCTGCAATCCCGATTTATGGGGTAAAGCAGGCAATAATATACGCTATGAGGACCCCGATAGAGCAAGATTCCTCGATCAACGCATCCGCGAAGCCTGGAAGTCTCATCCTACCTGGCACTATATCCCCGGCAATGCCGGTATCAGAGCCGTCGTAAAACAAGTAAAGGTAATTGTCAAATCCTATTTGGATTAAATACCTAATTGCGCTGCACTAGCATTTCATACTCTATCATCCTTATGTTAGCCAGTTGGTCGAGTTCGATTTTGGCGATTTCGATGGCGTCTCCGTAGTGGTCAGCATAGGTTCTTATATCTGAGCGGAGGCGCATCCAATCCCAAGTAGGCTCGTGATGGCCGCTTTGGCCTGCAACTTCTTCATACGCCGCATACCAGATTTCAAAACGCCCGTCATCATGCAGGACGATACTCGCCTGAAGCTCTTTGCTTTCGTGGATTACTTCCTGCAATATCTCAGGGCGTATTGGGGGTTGGTAGGGACGGGTTATGAAATCATCATCGAAGCGCTCGACGCGATATCGTTGAAGTAGAGAATAGGCTTTCATACCGGATTCCGCCCAGCCTTCGGCTAGAATCGGCAACTTAGGCCAAAGCTCAATCCAGCCATCCGGTTCCCATTCTTCCGAACGGACGGGCGTATCCTTTGCCCATTTCCTTAAAAAGATTTCAAATCCTTCCGGTATTATGCGATATTGATATATCGCTTTGAGCTTCCAGTCCGGACTTAAAATGCTGCAGCAGTAAATCCTATCTGCTGGTTCTTTCCAATATGCCATCCTTGGACCACCCTCCTTATCCTTACAAGGCCAAGCAGAGTGTGTGCGTGCCCGAAAGCACGTAGTGCACCATTATTATTTACAATTCGCTAAGCTGTGTGATTTCTCCTCCTAAGATTTTCAAAACTGCTTCATGAGCTGCCGTTTGTTCAGCTTCCTTCTTACTCTTACCGCTTCCTTGCCCAAATACATCATTTTCAACAATCACTTCCACTGTGAATGTTTTATCATGCGGCGAACCAGATTCTAGAATAACCCGATAGGTTGGAGTCTTTCGCCATTGGGCTTGGGAGATTTCTTGTAAGCGAGATTTGAAATCATCCCCGCCAATCTCACCCTGAGCTACTTTCTCAAGGGCAGGTTCGAGTTGTTCAATCACAAATTTGCGCGCTGCCTCAATTCCATTGCTAAGATAGATGGCAGCAATAACAGCTTCGAACACATCGCCGAGAATTGAGGTCCGCTGCCTGCCC from the bacterium genome contains:
- the rnc gene encoding ribonuclease III; this encodes MKNKLILPTTIPISDAGLLERALTHRSFANDTIEASNERMEFLGDSVLGMVISEYLFEHYPAWDQGELSKAKASVVMEGALAEASRRLGLDKYIRLGPGEEASGGRQRTSILGDVFEAVIAAIYLSNGIEAARKFVIEQLEPALEKVAQGEIGGDDFKSRLQEISQAQWRKTPTYRVILESGSPHDKTFTVEVIVENDVFGQGSGKSKKEAEQTAAHEAVLKILGGEITQLSEL